A region of Diadema setosum chromosome 15, eeDiaSeto1, whole genome shotgun sequence DNA encodes the following proteins:
- the LOC140238700 gene encoding kelch-like protein 31: MLMLPSASRTIVKRACATDPYPEPEAFLNDLSPRKELSPRKNPMQLNLTSSLGRRSPLKPANKSYTRLTSSLSSIHGGRVLKELNTFRNQGLLCDVTVVANGTKLEAHRTILAANSKYLREQLLKIASRAKSPVTKPEIVLEGVSIGALRAVTSFMYTSDLGGECTMEQIADVFRAADYLEMPDLKQYCTDQTKSLLRPETCLDALQISRNVNSDEIKSIIERYVAENFVLLARGGDEYLSMAAEDLLAVRQHEEFSGPALELLRALIAWVEHDRETRMRHAETLLSVVRFHDIRPTDIQCEISAIECRLANADDAALKQTILSCIAARTQDCIRPSHMTQAPGDAMFALLGGDDSAGAPSDRMFTFKMSSGQWEEGAPMPIKRLDHASTVLNGIVYVAGGQHSAHNKAADSIGTCHEYDPETGTWTQLCPMQKRRAVFTLNTLENRIYAVGGKNAHGSLASVEYYDPATKSWTYVSHMYTGLFGHASVTLDGKIYVSGGVVAGRHFTNALQCYHPQSDKWVHMSCMSAKRAFHMMCAVDGQLYVFGGNTRDASGRRIDCDSVECYDTTTDRWRTVESMPRPVCFAGAVTQGDMIYVVGGFNGKKGKRYPDVQYFDVRDRTWSLIGQLPAPIMRHSMCAIESPTALIVH; encoded by the exons ATGTTGATGCTGCCCTCTGCGTCCAGAACCATTGTTAAAAGAGCGTGTGCGACA GATCCCTATCCGGAACCAGAAGCGTTCTTGAACGACCTTTCACCTCGCAAGGAGCTATCACCGAGGAAGAATCCCATGCAGCTGAATCTGACTTCCTCGCTCGGCAGACGATCACCCCTGAAGCCCGCCAACAAATCCTATACTCGACTCACGAGCTCGCTCAGTTCTATCCATGGAGGGAGGGTGCTGAAGGAGTTAAACACTTTTCGCAACCAGGGGCTCCTCTGTGACGTCACAGTCGTTGCTAATGGCACCAAGCTCGAAGCCCATCGCACCATCCTCGCGGCGAACAGCAAGTATCTTCGCGAACAGCTCCTCAAGATCGCATCGAGGGCAAAATCGCCGGTGACCAAGCCTGAAATCGTCCTGGAAGGTGTATCGATCGGAGCGCTGCGGGCCGTGACTTCATTCATGTACACGTCGGACCTCGGAGGTGAGTGCACCATGGAACAGATCGCGGACGTCTTCCGCGCGGCCGATTACCTGGAGATGCCCGACTTGAAGCAGTATTGCACGGACCAGACGAAGAGTTTGCTGAGACCCGAAACTTGTTTAGACGCCTTGCAAATCAGCAGGAACGTGAACTCGGACGAAATCAAGAGCATCATCGAGCGATACGTAGCAGAGAACTTCGTCCTGCTCGCCCGAGGAGGCGATGAGTATTTGAGCATGGCCGCCGAAGACTTGTTGGCGGTGAGGCAGCACGAGGAATTCTCTGGTCCGGCTCTGGAGCTGCTCCGCGCACTAATCGCCTGGGTCGAGCACGACCGCGAGACCCGCATGAGACACGCGGAAACTCTCCTCTCCGTGGTTCGTTTCCACGACATCCGGCCGACCGACATCCAATGCGAGATCTCCGCCATCGAATGTCGTCTCGCCAACGCCGACGACGCCGCGCTGAAGCAGACGATCCTCTCTTGCATCGCCGCGCGGACGCAGGACTGCATTCGACCCTCACACATGACCCAAGCTCCGGGAGATGCCATGTTCGCGTTGCTAGGTGGGGACGATTCAGCTGGCGCACCAAGCGACAGGATGTTCACATTCAAGATGTCATCTGGGCAGTGGGAGGAGGGAGCACCGATGCCCATTAAGAGACTGGATCACGCCAGCACTGTGCTAAACGGAATCGTCTATGTTGCAG GGGGCCAGCATTCGGCTCATAACAAAGCTGCAGACAGCATTGGAACATGTCACGAGTATGACCCTGAAACTGGGACGTGGACCCAGCTGTGCCCTATGCAGAAGCGTCGGGCCGTATTCACTCTCAACACGCTGGAAAACCGGATCTACGCGGTCGGCGGGAAGAACGCCCACGGCTCCCTCGCCAGCGTGGAATACTACGACCCCGCGACCAAGTCCTGGACCTACGTCAGCCACATGTACACCGGTCTCTTTGGGCATGCTAGTGTCACGTTGGATGGTAAGATTTACGTTAGTGGGGGCGTTGTTGCTGGGCGGCATTTCACAAACGCGCTCCAGTGTTATCACCCTCAGAGCGACAAGTGGGTGCACATGTCCTGTATGTCAGCAAAGAGGGCGTTCCACATGATGTGTGCGGTCGACGGACAGCTCTACGTCTTTGGCGGAAACACGCGCGATGCTTCCGGTCGCCGCATCGACTGCGACTCCGTCGAATGCTACGACACGACCACGGACAGGTGGCGGACCGTCGAGAGCATGCCTCGTCCAGTGTGCTTCGCTGGAGCCGTCACCCAGGGAGACATGATCTACGTCGTTGGCGGATTCAACGGGAAGAAGGGCAAGAGATACCCAGACGTGCAGTACTTCGACGTAAGAGACCGGACCTGGAGTCTGATTGGACAGCTGCCTGCACCAATCATGAGGCATTCAATGTGTGCCATTGAATCTCCTACTGCCCTCATTGTTCATTAA
- the LOC140238907 gene encoding tRNA pseudouridine synthase-like 1, with protein sequence MVRYLMHFQYIGTRYCGVVRSSEPITKCNRKQGVQDVLEKAFDKLRPAEPVRLHVSSRTDAGVHALCNTAHFDLELRRRSTNQPREIPAENITAAINHYVQDEDIRVIKITKVPDNFHSQHRAVGRSYLYRFAAGCHKFDFPIFERARCWAIRESLDTTAMVQASENFLGTHDFSAFRNASPDGDLKSPIKTMDHIEFRRDLGFLDQHCPELDGVEFWEVTFYSKSFLYRQIRRMMGTLVAVGLGRLAPSDIARILQSRNNGTMHGAIMAPPCGLYLKEVVYNENDFVTHKPQSPEPDGDAAAVT encoded by the exons ATGGTTCGCTATCTTATGCATTTTCAATACATAGGTACAAGGTACTG TGGTGTGGTGAGATCTAGTGAGCCTATTACCAAGTGCAATAGGAAACAGGGTGTCCAAGATGTATTGGAG AAAGCCTTCGACAAGCTCAGACCTGCTGAGCCGGTGAGGCTGCATGTTTCCAGTCGAACCGATGCTGGGGTACACGCCCTCTGCAACACGGCCCACTTCGACCTGGAGTTGAGAAGGAGGAGTACTAATCAGCCACGGGAAATCCCCGCTGAAAACATCACAGCTGCCATCAACCATTACGTGCAAGATGAAGATATCAG GGTCATCAAGATCACCAAGGTCCCAGACAACTTTCACTCCCAGCACCGTGCAGTCGGGAGGTCGTATCTCTACAGATTCGCCGCCGGCTGCCACAAGTTTGATTTCCCCATCTTTGAGAGGGCGAGGTGCTGGGCCATAAGAGAAAG TCTTGATACCACAGCAATGGTGCAAGCATCAGAAAACTTCCTGGGCACCCATGACTTCAGTGCCTTCCGCAACGCCAGTCCTGACGGCGACCTGAAGTCCCCCATCAAGACCATGGACCATATCGAGTTCAGGCGGGACCTGGGCTTCTTGGACCAGCACTGCCCGGAGCTGGACGGTGTGGAATTCTGGGAAGTCACCTTCTACAGCAAGTCCTTCCTGTATAGACAG ATTCGAAGAATGATGGGCACCCTCGTCGCTGTGGGACTGGGTCGTCTGGCACCCTCTGACATCGCAAGAATTCTTCAGTCGCGCAATAATGGCACTATGCACGGAGCAATCATGGCTCCTCCGTGTGGATTGTACCTCAAAGAAGTCGTTTATAATGAAAATG ATTTTGTGACCCACAAACCCCAGTCACCAGAGCCTGATGGCGATGCTGCTGCTGTTACCTGA